From Harpia harpyja isolate bHarHar1 chromosome 19, bHarHar1 primary haplotype, whole genome shotgun sequence, one genomic window encodes:
- the BLTP3A gene encoding bridge-like lipid transfer protein family member 3A: protein MAGIIKKQILKHLSRFTKNLSPDKINLSTLKGQGQLTNLELDEEVLQNVLELPTWLAITRVYCNKASIRIQWTKLKTHPICLYLDKVEVEMRTCEEPRPPNGQSPIALAAGQSEYGFAEKVVEGMFIVVNSITIKIHSKAFHASFELWQLQGYSVNPNWQQSDLRLTRITDPQRGEVLTFKELTWQTLRIEADATDNGDQDPVTTPLRLITNQGRIQISLKRRTKDCNVMASKLMFLLDDLLWVLTDSQLKAMMKYAESLSEAMEKSAQQRKSLAPESVQITPPAPSTQQSWSQPFGVSPNASSIGQYFDKYDMKESSYHLLISHLDLHICDDSHTRESGALKHGMLGGAMQLTFRRMAFDYYPFHRAGDACKHWVRYSEAMETRGQWAKKLVSEFQSKIEKLYEEMDPAFARTPLSPFRRKPDTSLSPHKSPLEKGRVPPTSLPRLRHPPWNRLRSSCMVVRVDDLDVHQVSTAGQQSKKPSTLLSCSRKLFKLPDQVSAIHIEFTEYYFPDNQDFPVPCPNLYVQLNGLMLTLDTASVLWINLFCLDLYRSLEQFKAIYKLEDSGKHDEHVDVRLDGFRLKLNIPVEKKVTDHRDRPQRLCICTSEMTATNTRHAPFCSCQDLQSLFRKFAGSEFFHSSYTKFPRSQDNFSLLHTLFLRHAYEVDDRPQKHPGFPQLLRKTSASEDLWSMNFTDLCLDFEGAESSKGRALNFIDPFPLSIWACLPKRWGQAQISKRQELAAAELKIKPSASFSNHSKNENLSREHGVCQRSKTDQDLKNIYKVPETMDVLGESDCEIDDGVDNKEVEASADIHVLVSSSVHVKVRLNHYQYLVLLRMKEVLQTLQEQLAQDTQEVTGSPLDPMSACVGVMFHSAEVALLMNPAPGSVLEPRSLDSDTTSLIESELSPSDSKEGLAAEEKELKSETSSEKGICSTSEVPEDSGIENTGTSVTSVQLERLPRSASGGALSTAPHSKSVEEKVLVEEAHEAVEALVAERPAETRSHPQSPPAFPSSPTSDTQPLGRGHVTLNGQAELIPLKNIEVELSSALHITKDATKEALHVTMDLTKEAMSITKDALSLSREKMTSTMQKMLSLPPVKDSVPKAEEGAVTPGGGGSSRMRFFSMKRTASQHSFDTTSVDGSGPEDGLSVDSDGSDGFVMLTDSEPSLDPLPSGHLPQVHNDTGSRASLMAEDEGGVSPEINSSTSQSEDPSLQLVSVLVLKMNDVNCGIEARGDDLSVALQVMNVVPEQLNNVGMWQYLRGYLALGDPGVVPEANKTQPEVCLRLEVGPNAAVHSPLAVQNGFLHMLVHSYTAELFMSFITNLGPFLEDEIIPEVIPMEIEVVDTKITLKDDSPRVYPTSPGPVPITLAVDHVIVKRRDDGVFYLTAPQGKGSPKQEKPVSVLQEQKAPVECVLAAPAAGTHGLQLKEVPELQRELQTMKIALAEANMDKARLLQEIRKYNPLFQL from the exons atGGCCGGCATCATCAAGAAGCAGATCCTGAAGCACCTCTCCCG GTTTACTAAGAATCTGTCCCCAGACAAAATCAACCTGAGCACGCTGAAAGGGCAGGGGCAGCTGACCAACCTGGAGCTGGATGAAGAGGTGCTGCAGAATGTGCTGGAGCTGCCCACCTGGCTTGCCATCACTCGGGTCTACTGTAACAAGGCATCTATCAGG ATCCAGTGGACAAAGCTGAAAACACACCCTATCTGCCTG TACCTGGATAAAGTGGAAGTAGAGATGCGAACATGCGAAGAGCCTCGGCCACCCAACGGACAGTCTCCCATTGCTCTTGCTGCAGGTCAGAG TGAATATGGCTTTGCTGAAAAGGTCGTGGAGGGGATGTTTATTGTTGTCAATTCCATCACCATCAAGATTCACTCCAAGGCCTTTCATGCTTCTTTTGAGCTATGGCAGCTTCAAGGCTACAGTGTCAACCCAAACTGGCAACAGAGTGACTTGCGACTCACCCGCATTACTGATCCACAGAGAGGAGAG GTTTTGACATTCAAAGAGCTCACCTGGCAGACGCTTCGGATAGAAGCAGATGCCACTGACAATGGCGATCAGGATCCTGTTACTACTCCTCTGAGACTCATTACCAACCAGGGGAGGATCCAGATCTCTCTCAAGAGAAGG ACCAAAGATTGCAATGTAATGGCATCTAAGCTGATGTTTCTCCTTGATGACCTGCTCTGGGTGCTCACAGACTCTCAGCTGAAAGCAATGATGAAATATGCTGAGTCTCTGAGTGAAGCCATGGAGAAGTCTGCCCAGCAGAGGAAAAGCTTGGCACCGGAGTCTGTACAG ATCACACCGCCTGCTCCAAGTACCCAGCAGTCCTGGTCTCAGCCGTTCGGAGTCAGCCCGAATGCAAGTAGCATTGGTCAATACTTTGATAAGTATGATATGAAAGAGTCATCGTACCACCTCCTCATCTCACACTTGGATCTGCATATCTGCGATGACAGCCACACTCGAGAGTCAG GTGCTTTGAAGCATGGGATGCTGGGAGGTGCCATGCAGCTGACCTTCAGGAGGATGGCTTTTGACTATTATCCTTTCCACAGGGCAG GAGACGCCTGCAAGCATTGGGTGAGGTACAGTGAAGCAATGGAAACACGGGGACAGTGGGCAAAGAAGTTGGTCAGTGAATTTCAAAGCAAGATTGAGAAGCTTTATGAAGAAATGGACCCTGCATTTGCCAGGACTCCACTTTCCCCCTTCAGAAGGAAACCAG ATACTTCTTTGAGTCCTCATAAAAGTCCCTTAGAGAAAGGCCGTGTACCTCCCACAAGTTTGCCACGACTCCGGCACCCTCCCTGGAACCGGCTTCGATCCAGCTGTATGGTAGTTCGAGTGGATGACTTGGATGTTCACCAG GTTTCTACAGCTGGTCAACAAAGTAAGAAACCCTCCACCTTGCTTTCATGTAGTAGAAAATTGTTCAAACTTCCCGATCAGGTTTCTGCAATCCATATTGAATTCACAGAGTATTACTTCCCAGACAATCAGGACTTTCCAG TTCCATGCCCAAACCTGTATGTACAGCTGAATGGCCTGATGCTTACGCTGGATACAGCAAGCGTGCTCTGGATAAACCTCTTCTGTCTGGATCTTTATCGCAGCTTGGAGCAGTTCAAAGCTATCTACAAGCTGGAGGACTCAGGCAAGCATGATGAGCATGTCGATGTTCGACTGGATGGCTTCCGACTGAAG CTTAACATCCCTGTGGAGAAGAAAGTCACTGACCATCGAGATCGTCCACAGAGACTCTGCATTTGCACGTCGGAGATGACTGCCACCAACACCCGCCACGCTCCCTTCTGCAGCTGTCAGGACCTCCAGAGCCTCTTCCGTAAATTTGCCGGTTCAGAATTCTTCCACTCCAGCTACACCAAGTTCCCAAGGTCTCAGGACAATTTCAGCCTCCTCCACACCCTTTTCTTGCGCCATGCATATGAGGTGGATGACAGGCCTCAGAAGCATCCAGGCTTTCCCCAGCTACTACGCAAAACCTCTGCCTCTGAAGATCTATGGTCTATGAATTTCACTGACCTTTGCCTGGACTTCGAGGGGGCTGAAAGCTCAAAGGGCAGAGCCCTTAACTTTATTGacccttttcccctttccattTGGGCCTGCCTTCCCAAGAGATGGGGGCAAGCTCAGATATCTAAGCGACAGGAATTGGCAGCCGCTGAGTTGAAAATCAAGCCTTCTGCCAGCTTTAGCAATCACTCCAAGAATGAGAACCTTTCCAGAGAACATGGGGTTTGTCAAAGATCAAAGACTGACCAGGATCTGAAGAACATCTACAAGGTCCCAGAAACAATGGATGTCTTGGGAGAATCTGACTGTGAAATTGATGATGGAGTAGATAATAAAGAGGTAGAAGCCTCTGCTGATATCCATGTGCTTGTGTCCTCATCTGTTCATGTCAAAGTTCGGCTCAACCACTACCAATACTTGGTGCTGCTCCGGATGAAAGAAGTTCTGCAAACGCTACAGGAGCAGTTGGCCCAAGATACCCAGGAAGTGACTGGGTCTCCTTTAGATCCCATGTCTGCTTGTGTAGGAGTTATGTTCCATAGCGCCGAAGTGGCCCTGCTCATGAACCCCGCACCAGGGTCTGTCTTGGAACCCAGATCCCTTGACTCGGACACAACAAGCCTTATCGAGTCTGAGCTCTCACCTTCAGACAGCAAGGAGGGGCTGGCGGCTGAAGAGAAGGAGCTGAAATCAGAGACCAGTTCAGAGAAGGGAATATGCAGTACCTCAGAGGTCCCAGAGGACAGTGGGATTGAAAATACCGGTACCAGTGTAACCAGTGTACAGCTGGAGAGACTCCCAAGATCCGCAAGTGGTGGAGCTCTGAGTACAGCTCCGCACAGTAAGAGTGTAGAGGAGAAAGTTTTGGTAGAGGAAGCACATGAAGCTGTGGAAGCCCTGGTTGCAGAAAGACCAGCAGAGACCAGAAGCCATCCTCAGagccctcctgccttcccttctaGCCCAACCTCAGACACACAGCCCTTGGGGAGAGGACACGTCACTCTCAATGGCCAGGCAGAACTCATCCCTTTGAAGAACATAGAGGTGGAGTTGTCTAGTGCACTGCATATCACAAAGGATGCCACAAAAGAAGCTCTGCACGTGACTATGGACCTCACCAAAGAAGCCATGTCTATAACAAAAGATGCTCTGAGCCTGAGCCGGGAGAAGATGACCTCCACCATGCAGAAAATGCTCTCTCTCCCCCCAGTCAA ggaTTCTGTGCCCAAAGCAGAAGAGGGAGCAGTGACTCCAGGCGGGGGTGGCAGCAGCCGAATGCGTTTCTTCTCCATGAAGAGGACAGCATCCCAACATTCCTTTGACACCACATCTGTGGATGGGAGCGGTCCTGAGGATGGGCTGTCTGTGGACAGCGATGGCAGCGACGGCTTTGTGATGCTCACAGACTCTG AGCCCAGCCTGGACCCTCTTCCTTCAGGGCATCTTCCTCAGGTCCACAATGACACAGGCAGTAGAGCAAGCCTGATGGCAGAGGATGAGGGTGGAGTGTCTCCTGAAATAAACAGCTCGACTTCACAGAGTGAAGACCCCAGCCTTCAGCTG GTGTCTGTCCTCGTGTTGAAGATGAATGACGTGAACTGTGGAATAGAGGCACGAGGTGATGATTTGTCTGTTGCTTTACAAGTAATGAACGTGGTTCCTGAGCAACTGAACAACGTCGGAATGTGGCAGTATCTCCGTGGCTATCTGG CTCTAGGAGATCCAGGTGTAGTCCCTGAAGCTAATAAGACCCAGCCAGAAGTGTGCTTACGTCTTGAAGTAGGACCTAATGCTGCTGTGCATTCACCACTCGCTGTTCAGAATGGCTTCCTTCATATGCTGGTCCACAGTTACACAGCAGAGCTCTTCATGTCCTTCATTACCAACCTTGGCCCCTTTCTTGAGGATGAAATAATTCCAGAGGTGATCCCCATGGAGATAGAAGTTGTGGATACCAAAATCACATTGAAG gatgaCAGCCCCCGGGTATATCCTACCTCCCCCGGCCCTGTTCCTATCACCTTGGCAGTAGATCACGTAATTGTGAAGCGCAGAGATGATGGGGTGTTCTATCTAACAG
- the SNRPC gene encoding U1 small nuclear ribonucleoprotein C isoform X2 translates to MPKFYCDYCDTYLTHDSPSVRKTHCSGRKHKENVKDYYQKWMEEQAQSLIDKTTAAFQQGKIPPTPFSAPPPAGAMIPPPPSIPGPPRPGMMPAPHMGGPPMMPMMGPPPPGMMPVGPAPGMRPPMGGHMPMMPGPPMMRPPSRPMMVPTRPGMTRPDR, encoded by the exons ATGCCCAA GTTTTATTGCGATTATTGTGACACGTACCTCACCCACGACTCG CCCTCCGTGAGAAAAACCCACTGCAGTGGCCGAAAACACAAAGAGAATGTGAAAGACTACTATCAAAAATGGATGGAGGAACAAGCTCAGAGCCTGATTGACAAAACAA CGGCTGCATTTCAGCAAGGGAAAATCCCACCTACACCGTTCTCAGCACCACCTCCCGCAGGAGCCATGATACCACCTCCTCCCAGCATCC CTGGCCCCCCGCGGCCTGGCATGATGCCGGCCCCTCATATGGGTGGACCGCCAATGATGCCAATGATGGGCCCACCCCCACCAGGGATGATGCCGGTTGGACCTG CTCCAGGGATGAGGCCACCGATGGGAGGACACATGCCGATGATGCCAGGGCCCCCGATGATGAGACCACCCTCCAGACCCATGATGGTGCCAACCAGGCCAGGAATGACCCGTCCAGACAGATAA
- the SNRPC gene encoding U1 small nuclear ribonucleoprotein C isoform X1 yields MPKFYCDYCDTYLTHDSPSVRKTHCSGRKHKENVKDYYQKWMEEQAQSLIDKTIAAAFQQGKIPPTPFSAPPPAGAMIPPPPSIPGPPRPGMMPAPHMGGPPMMPMMGPPPPGMMPVGPAPGMRPPMGGHMPMMPGPPMMRPPSRPMMVPTRPGMTRPDR; encoded by the exons ATGCCCAA GTTTTATTGCGATTATTGTGACACGTACCTCACCCACGACTCG CCCTCCGTGAGAAAAACCCACTGCAGTGGCCGAAAACACAAAGAGAATGTGAAAGACTACTATCAAAAATGGATGGAGGAACAAGCTCAGAGCCTGATTGACAAAACAA TAGCGGCTGCATTTCAGCAAGGGAAAATCCCACCTACACCGTTCTCAGCACCACCTCCCGCAGGAGCCATGATACCACCTCCTCCCAGCATCC CTGGCCCCCCGCGGCCTGGCATGATGCCGGCCCCTCATATGGGTGGACCGCCAATGATGCCAATGATGGGCCCACCCCCACCAGGGATGATGCCGGTTGGACCTG CTCCAGGGATGAGGCCACCGATGGGAGGACACATGCCGATGATGCCAGGGCCCCCGATGATGAGACCACCCTCCAGACCCATGATGGTGCCAACCAGGCCAGGAATGACCCGTCCAGACAGATAA